One genomic region from Rosa rugosa chromosome 1, drRosRugo1.1, whole genome shotgun sequence encodes:
- the LOC133737872 gene encoding fumarylacetoacetase-like has translation MKRPRSLAQPSNNLYGLFRSFRENNPIDHIPLPNLPSSNFVHGSRRHRKNAASDAALTSFIEVDPSSHFPIQNLPFGVFKPKPASKARPGVAIGDYVLDLSAIAAAGLFNGPILRNSDCFFQPNLNKFLALGRPAWKEARATLQKLLSSTEPTLRDNQSLKQESLIPLSEVEMLLPVAIGDFTDFYSSMDHVHDCRAKISYKAGQAIPLNWLDLPIAYHGRASSIVISGTDITRPRSIREVSLETFLRPRKPPGGLLYFGPATKLDFELKMAAVVGPGNELGNPVDVNEAADHIFGLVLMNGWIARDIQAKEFIPSVPFLGKSFGTTISPWIVTLDALEPFSCDPPKKHPHLLPYVAENISESYDITLEVRIKPAGERRSSVVTKSNFNHLIWTLPQQLAHLTINGCNLRPGDLFGTGTISGPEPESYGSLLELTWDKPLSLNGVTREFLEDGDEVIITGFSKGNGYKVGFGKCSGKILPPP, from the exons ATGAAGCGCCCTCGAAGCCTTGCACAACCGAGCAACAACTTGTACGGCCTTTTTCGTTCCTTCCGAGAAAACAACCCGATTGATCACATCCCCTTACCGAACCTCCCCAGCTCTAACTTCGTTCATGGAAGTCGTCGACATCGGAAAAACGCCGCGTCCGACGCAGCTCTCACTTCCTTCATCGAAGTCGACCCGAGCTCTCACTTCCCCATACAGAACCTCCCGTTCGGAGTGTTCAAGCCAAAACCGGCTTCAAAGGCTCGACCGGGCGTGGCCATCGGCGATTATGTGTTGGACTTGTCAGCAATCGCCGCCGCCGGTCTCTTCAACGGTCCGATCCTCAGAAACTCCGATTGCTTTTTTCAG CCTAATTTGAACAAGTTCTTGGCCTTGGGACGACCTGCTTGGAAGGAAGCACGTGCTACACTTCAGAAGCTACTTTCAT CTACTGAGCCAACATTGCGTGACAATCAAAGTTTAAAGCAGGAATCACTTATTCCATTG AGCGAGGTGGAAATGCTGCTTCCTGTGGCGATTGGGGACTTCACAGACTTCTATTCATCGATGGATCACGTACACGACTGCAGGGCCAAGATTAGTTATAAGGCAGGTCAGGCAATTCCACTGAACTG GTTGGACCTACCAATTGCATATCATGGACGAGCTTCGTCGATTGTTATCTCTGGAACTGACATTACTCGACCCAGGTCAATCAGAGAGGTGTCTCTTGAGACATTTTTACGTCCAAG AAAACCTCCAGGCGGTTTGCTATATTTTGGTCCTGCAACGAAACTAGATTTTGAGCTTAAAATG GCTGCTGTAGTTGGTCCTGGAAATGAATTAGGGAATCCGGTGGATGTGAATGAGGCAGCAGATCACATTTTTGGACTTGTCTTGATGAATGGCTGGATTG CTAGAGATATCCAGGCAAAGGAATTTATTCCCAGTGTGCCTTTCCTTGGAAAAAGTTTTG GAACTACAATATCCCCTTGGATAGTGACACTTGACGCTCTAGAACCATTTTCCTGTGATCCTCCCAAAAAG CACCCCCATCTATTGCCCTATGTCGCTGAAAATATCTCCGAAAGCTATGACATAACATTAGAG GTTCGAATTAAACCAGCTGGAGAGAGGCGCTCATCTGTGGTCACAAAgagtaatttcaaccactt AATTTGGACATTGCCTCAGCAGCTAGCACACCTTACTATCAATGGTTGCAACTTAAGGCCTGGAGATCTCTTTGGAACTGGGACCATCAGTGGACCT GAACCAGAATCTTATGGAAGCTTGCTAGAGCTGACATGGGATAAGCCGTTGTCATTAAACGGCGTTACTCGTGAATTTCTTGAAGATGGAGATGAAGTCATCATTACTGGTTTTAGCAAG GGAAATGGCTACAAAGTTGGGTTCGGGAAATGCTCCGGAAAGATTTTACCCCCTCCTTGA
- the LOC133724968 gene encoding uncharacterized protein LOC133724968, which translates to MEIHHGGYFDKMPDGTKKYKVARFNKDGGKIWLDGLDPDLIAWTEFGNIAWDLGYREKPISYFYKMPRTYCNEGWMPIRNDADAVEMVKLIPLKTRQISVFITGGGRRRKKEAEEDDLRPKDPNWENPLNKLTAAERGKVEVEANIAGSKLNRPSVAGCGSSRVNVVGAGDVNARQEGVSHKAKAHVVINLDSESDLEASEGGRQQSHGTFTGLSELVPDLFASQSVGKAGNDNFGQGQRNKAEEQGELRGVYSGFYNKFIPRPREKHTVQKRWQGRLLPCVLAAEQQEPEAAQVQSAEPSEVEADPSQPQAKEAEAEPSEVEPSQPQAKEAAKEPSEVETDPSQPQAKEAAKEPSEVETDPSQPQAKEAEIEAESSQFQDAPPSQDFEDTPHGEDVIREEQPRVESGGQKGERPRAVSGEKKSKKQNKGVGKGKKVAESEKGKKVPEFEKENKQKFSEAEKGKKVGVDSGGAASKKKGRPTKEPRYKTRKSSSKVYEQVEDFDSSSEGSDFFIDSDFDPQDSEDDVEFEANVSNPTVVEEYEDMGFRGQCSDEGGETDEDLGSLQGSETEEDEEGNPLQIPTWRGIKLKSWNRRVDLKNPTFVVGHVFANNEVLKEAIRECGLVTRRGLWFQKNSKQKIEVKCQLGCPFWLYASNIAELGPSTLVIKTLKDEHNCSHLTHSHHLTYNRVAKEVQADLLVDEDWSRKGIQNHIQKKFNLDVSVQKVSRGKNKAKRMNEGHYIDQYNKLASYKKELLRSNPGSTVVIKTEMVGEVRRFHRMYVCLAACKKGWIEGCRPIIGLDGCHIKGHHPGQLLCERN; encoded by the coding sequence ATGGAAATACACCATGGTGGTTACTTTGACAAGATGCCTGATGGTACCAAGAAGTACAAAGTGGCTCGGTTCAACAAGGATGGTGGGAAAATTTGGCTAGACGGTCTAGATCCGGATCTGATTGCATGGACAGAGTTTGGAAACATTGCTTGGGATCTTGGGTACAGGGAGAAGCCAATTTCGTACTTCTACAAGATGCCTAGGACTTACTGCAATGAGGGATGGATGCCAATTAGAAACGACGCAGATGCAGTTGAGATGGTGAAGCTTATTCCACTGAAGACAAGGCAGATTAGTGTCTTCATTACTGGtggtgggaggaggaggaagaaggaggCTGAGGAGGATGATTTGAGACCAAAGGACCCAAATTGGGAGAATCCGTTGAATAAGTTAACAGCAGCAGAGAGAGGGAAGGTGGAAGTGGAAGCAAACATTGCTGGGAGCAAGTTAAATAGGCCAAGTGTGGCAGGTTGTGGTTCAAGTAGAGTTAATGTGGTTGGTGCTGGAGATGTTAATGCAAGGCAAGAAGGGGTTAGCCACAAGGCCAAGGCACATGTGGTCATTAATTTGGATTCAGAGTCAGACTTGGAAGCTAGTGAGGGTGGAAGGCAACAAAGTCACGGGACCTTTACTGGTCTTAGTGAGTTGGTGCCAGATTTGTTTGCTTCTCAAAGTGTGGGAAAAGCTGGAAATGACAATTTTGGACAGGGGCAAAGGAATAAGGCCGAGGAGCAAGGTGAACTAAGAGGGGTATATAGCGGATTCTACAACAAATTCATTCCAAGACCTAGAGAGAAACATACCGTGCAAAAGAGGTGGCAAGGAAGGCTGCTACCTTGTGTGCTTGCTGCTGAACAACAAGAACCAGAAGCAGCTCAAGTTCAATCAGCAGAACCAAGTGAGGTTGAAGCAGATCCAAGCCAACCTCAAGCAAAGGAAGCTGAAGCTGAACCAAGTGAGGTTGAACCAAGCCAACCTCAAGCAAAGGAAGCTGCAAAGGAACCAAGTGAGGTTGAAACAGATCCAAGCCAACCTCAAGCAAAGGAAGCTGCAAAGGAACCAAGTGAGGTTGAAACAGATCCAAGCCAACCTCAAGCAAAGGAAGCTGAAATTGAAGCTGAATCAAGTCAATTTCAAGATGCTCCACCAAGCCAAGACTTTGAAGACACACCACATGGTGAGGATGTCATAAGGGAAGAACAACCAAGGGTGGAAAGTGGTGGTCAGAAGGGAGAAAGGCCAAGGGCTGTATCCGGGGAgaagaagagcaagaaacagaacaAGGGGGTAGGCAAGGGGAAGAAAGTTGCAGAATCTGAGAAGGGGAAGAAGGTTCCAGAATTTGAGAAGGAGAATAAGCAAAAGTTCAGTGAAGCTGAGAAGGGCAAGAAGGTGGGTGTTGATTCTGGTGGGGCTGCTTCCAAGAAGAAGGGGAGACCAACAAAAGAACCGAGGTACAAAACTAGGAAGAGTAGTTCAAAGGTTTATGAGCAAGTTGAAGATTTTGATTCCAGCTCTGAGGGTTCAGATTTCTTCATTGATAGTGATTTTGATCCACAAGATTCTGAAGATGATGTGGAGTTTGAAGCCAATGTGTCAAATCCCACAGTGGTTGAAGAATATGAAGACATGGGATTTAGAGGACAATGTAGTGATGAAGGTGGAGAAACAGATGAAGATCTAGGTAGTTTGCAGGGTTCTGAAACAGAGGAAGATGAGGAAGGGAATCCACTTCAGATCCCCACTTGGAGAGGTATTAAGCTGAAGAGTTGGAATAGAAGAGTGGACTTGAAGAACCCTACGTTTGTGGTTGGCCATGTGTTTGCAAACAATGAGGTACTCAAAGAAGCTATAAGGGAGTGTGGTCTAGTGACAAGAAGAGGGTTGTGGTTTCAGAAGAACAGTAAACAGAAAATAGAGGTTAAGTGTCAGCTTGGCTGCCCTTTTTGGCTGTATGCAAGCAACATTGCAGAGCTTGGCCCATCCACACTTGTCATCAAGACTCTGAAAGATGAGCATAATTGTTCCCACCTTACACACAGTCATCACCTGACTTACAATAGAGTAGCCAAGGAGGTCCAAGCAGACTTGTTGGTGGATGAAGATTGGTCCAGAAAAGGGATTCAAAACCATATCCAGAAGAAGTTCAATTTGGATGTGAGTGTGCAGAAAGTTTCAAGGGGGAAAAACAAGGCTAAAAGGATGAATGAGGGGCATTACATAGATCAGTATAACAAGTTGGCAAGTTACAAGAAAGAGCTGTTGAGGAGTAACCCAGGATCCACAGTGGTAATAAAGACTGAAATGGTAGGGGAGGTGAGGAGGTTTCATAGGATGTATGTTTGTTTAGCTGCCTGCAAGAAAGGGTGGATTGAAGGTTGCCGACCCATTATTGGTTTGGATGGCTGCCATATAAAGGGTCATCACCCAgggcagttgttgtgtgagagGAATTGA
- the LOC133728425 gene encoding uncharacterized protein LOC133728425: MANMTLTTKPTSRLALRIKAKASRATAMASISTKTKVVPAVIVGAGRVGKALNDMGNGDDLLVKRGEPVPLDFEGPILVCTRNDDLDAVLESTPRARWNECSVAEDLSSDFFYVSFRLNGMLEPWLESKGLGDANQVLAYFAVSKLGEPPVDGITDANPEGLTASYGKWASAVADRLHAGGLTCKVLDKEAFQKQMLEKLIWISAFMLVGARHPGANVGGVEKDYRSEFSIRDSIIFL; this comes from the exons ATGGCCAACATGACACTCACGACAAAACCCACTTCGAGACTCGCTCTAAGAATCAAAGCCAAAGCCTCCAGAGCCACTGCCATGGCCTCCATATCCACCAAAACCAAGGTGGTGCCTGCAGTCATAGTCGGCGCCGGAAGGGTTGGGAAGGCCTTAAATGACATGGGCAATGGTGATGACTTGCTCGTCAAAAGAGGAGAGCCTGTGCCTCTTGACTTTGAAGGCCCAATCTTGGTTTGTACTAGAAATGATGATCTCGACGCTGTTCTTGAGTCCACTCCAAGGGCCAGATGGAACG AATGCAGTGTAGCTGAGGATTTGTCCTCCGACTTCTTTTATGTTTCTTTTAGATTG AATGGAATGCTGGAACCATGGCTTGAAAGTAAAGGTCTTGGTGATGCGAACCAAGTGTTGGCATATTTTGCTGTCTCCAAGCTGGGAGAACCTCCAGTTGATGGAATAACCGATGCCAATCCTGAAGGACTGACAGCATCATATGGGAAGTGGGCATCTGCAGTGGCTGACAGATTACATGCTGGAGGCCTCACTTGCAAG GTTCTTGACAAGGAAGCATTTCAGAAGCAGATGTTGGAAAAGTTGATATGGATTTCAGCATTCATGCTTGTTGGAGCTCGTCATCCAGGAGCAAATGTAGGTGGTGTAGAGAAAGACTACCGCTCTGAGTTCAGCATTCGTGACTCTATAATTTTCCTTTGA